In a single window of the Candidatus Methylomirabilota bacterium genome:
- a CDS encoding helicase: MSDKQPLREGQLLTGSLFSEPMRVETVNANGPDTWVAGLVGTQSERFRKVTLTSRDLEGLTILDARHTYDGDGRLLRLGLQAYSLGIAYEFDPYFGLSISRVDPLPHQLEAIYDYLLKLARVRFLLADDAGAGKTIMAGLLIRELELRGLAERILIVCPANLSFQWQRELKEKFDAKFLVLKGGDIRDQFGVNQWLEQKKIISSLDLAKRKEILPGLRQVHWDLVIVDEAHRMSAADETHKSLRYKLGELLRDMSDHILLLTATPHKGDPLNFSLFLQLLDADAYADVRSIREAMERRRAPFYLRRTKEAMVYFPERRTDGTWVAEKIFTKRIPHTVQFQIDGTEFDLYRDVTRFVKQQSFKAAAQGDDPRARAVGFLMSLYQRRLASSTYAMRHSLGNRAKRLEEGLKRARDLAQLAPPELPDPEELEEMEESERERLEETLEAITLAGNAQQVQEEIQELRRLADQAQTVEDSGSEAKLSKLKELLQQEGFFDHPEKRLLIFTEFKDTLDYLVERLKSWGFRVGYIHGGMKPGSRDERGTRLYTEQQFKDGGIQVLVATEAAGEGINLQVCHILFNYDIPWNPNRLEQRMGRIHRYGQRKNCLIFNFVAANTIEGRVLQRLLEKLQEIRDALDDDAVFNVVGEVLPAAHVERVLRDYYAGRLGDADLEERLLRNVDERQFRAICQNALEGLASKRLNLEMLIERRARAQERRVVPETIARFILEAAEYVPLTLKSVSRLPHTFEPGRTPSVLRRYESDPSWKLPTLAAKYPRCSTDRETAETNNLEWVTPGHPLFEAIRRHAYAQALHAFGKGATFYSLQHEEPSRIDFYRGRVVDGLGQVIHERLFAVEMSDHEEPRLREASLLGNFLPVSPSSSPPLLLGEGRGEGIAAIPEATAWLHEQALTPFLDETRRDRLAEVDRISTHIELSLTELLQRADEEIGRAATEVDRSVVGAEGRLAQAEARHAELLQRRERRRKELDQQRSLSLQAVERMASVLVLPHPERETPEVQRLQPNPATEATAMQVVMEYELAQGRQVYDVHEKNLGYDVTSLDVNSGQLRLIEVKGLADATGTILLTPNERRVAEDRRDCYWLYVVTNCGTSPELQEPIKDPARFEWHEVTKVAHYYLSVDALTQPMQIREEQRPYGEESE, translated from the coding sequence ATGAGTGACAAGCAACCGCTGCGGGAGGGGCAGCTTCTCACGGGCTCCCTGTTCAGTGAGCCGATGCGGGTCGAGACCGTGAATGCGAACGGCCCCGACACGTGGGTGGCCGGATTGGTCGGCACGCAGTCGGAGCGCTTCCGCAAGGTCACCCTCACCAGTCGCGATCTCGAAGGCCTCACCATCCTCGACGCGCGGCACACCTACGACGGTGACGGGCGCCTCCTTCGGCTGGGGCTACAAGCCTACTCCCTCGGCATCGCGTACGAGTTCGATCCCTACTTCGGCCTCTCAATCTCCCGCGTCGACCCGCTCCCGCATCAGCTTGAAGCCATCTACGACTATCTTCTCAAGCTCGCCCGGGTTCGGTTCCTCTTGGCCGACGATGCCGGGGCCGGCAAGACGATCATGGCCGGCCTGCTCATCCGTGAGCTTGAACTGCGCGGTCTCGCTGAACGTATCTTGATCGTCTGTCCCGCCAACCTCTCATTTCAGTGGCAGCGCGAGCTGAAGGAAAAGTTCGACGCGAAGTTCCTCGTCCTCAAAGGCGGCGATATACGGGACCAATTCGGCGTCAACCAGTGGCTGGAGCAGAAGAAGATCATTTCCTCGCTCGATCTCGCCAAGCGCAAGGAGATCCTCCCCGGCCTTCGCCAGGTCCACTGGGACCTGGTCATCGTCGATGAAGCTCACCGCATGTCCGCCGCCGACGAGACCCACAAGAGCCTCCGCTACAAGCTCGGCGAACTGCTGAGGGACATGTCGGACCACATCCTCCTGCTGACGGCCACGCCGCACAAGGGCGATCCGCTAAACTTCAGCCTTTTCCTGCAACTGCTCGACGCCGACGCCTACGCGGACGTCCGATCGATCCGTGAGGCGATGGAGCGCCGACGTGCGCCCTTCTACCTGCGCCGGACGAAGGAGGCGATGGTCTACTTCCCGGAGCGCCGGACGGACGGGACCTGGGTGGCCGAGAAGATCTTCACGAAGCGGATCCCGCATACCGTGCAGTTCCAGATCGACGGGACGGAGTTCGACCTCTACCGCGATGTCACCCGCTTCGTCAAGCAACAGAGCTTTAAGGCAGCGGCACAGGGCGACGACCCGCGAGCCCGCGCCGTCGGCTTCTTGATGTCGCTCTACCAGCGGCGGCTGGCCTCAAGCACCTATGCGATGCGGCACTCCCTTGGGAACCGGGCCAAGCGCCTGGAGGAGGGACTCAAACGCGCCCGGGATCTCGCCCAACTGGCCCCACCTGAGCTGCCCGATCCGGAAGAGCTTGAGGAGATGGAGGAGAGTGAGCGCGAACGGCTGGAAGAAACGCTGGAGGCCATTACGCTCGCAGGTAACGCCCAGCAGGTCCAGGAAGAGATTCAGGAGCTCAGGCGACTGGCCGACCAGGCCCAGACAGTCGAGGACTCCGGTTCAGAGGCCAAGCTCTCGAAGCTGAAGGAATTACTCCAACAGGAGGGCTTCTTCGACCATCCCGAGAAGCGGCTGCTGATCTTCACCGAGTTCAAGGATACGCTCGACTACCTGGTAGAACGGCTGAAGTCCTGGGGTTTCCGCGTCGGGTACATCCATGGCGGGATGAAGCCGGGGTCGCGCGACGAGCGCGGGACCCGACTCTACACGGAGCAGCAGTTCAAGGACGGCGGTATTCAGGTCCTGGTCGCCACCGAGGCAGCCGGCGAAGGAATCAACCTTCAAGTGTGCCATATCCTCTTTAATTACGATATCCCGTGGAACCCGAACCGCCTGGAGCAGCGCATGGGTCGCATCCACCGCTACGGCCAGCGGAAGAACTGCCTGATCTTCAACTTCGTAGCCGCCAACACCATCGAGGGTCGGGTGCTGCAGCGGCTGCTGGAAAAGCTCCAGGAGATCCGCGACGCCCTCGATGACGACGCCGTCTTCAACGTGGTCGGGGAGGTCCTCCCGGCCGCGCACGTCGAGCGGGTGCTCCGCGACTACTACGCCGGGCGCCTGGGCGACGCCGACCTTGAGGAGCGGCTGCTCAGGAACGTGGACGAGCGCCAGTTCCGGGCCATCTGCCAGAACGCGCTTGAGGGGCTGGCCTCAAAGCGGCTCAACCTGGAGATGCTGATCGAGCGCCGGGCGCGGGCTCAGGAGCGACGAGTCGTACCCGAAACAATCGCCCGGTTCATCCTGGAGGCGGCCGAATACGTCCCGCTCACCCTCAAGAGCGTCTCGCGCCTTCCACACACGTTCGAGCCGGGACGGACTCCATCGGTGCTGCGCCGGTACGAGAGCGACCCAAGCTGGAAGCTACCGACGCTGGCGGCCAAATACCCCCGCTGTTCCACTGATCGGGAGACGGCGGAGACAAACAACCTGGAGTGGGTCACACCAGGCCATCCCCTCTTCGAGGCGATCCGGCGGCATGCTTATGCCCAGGCGCTCCATGCCTTCGGGAAAGGGGCGACTTTCTACTCGCTCCAGCATGAGGAACCCTCGCGAATCGACTTCTACCGGGGTCGCGTCGTCGACGGCCTCGGCCAGGTGATCCATGAGCGGCTGTTTGCGGTTGAGATGTCCGATCACGAGGAGCCCCGTCTCCGCGAGGCGAGTCTGCTCGGCAACTTCCTGCCTGTATCCCCCTCCTCGTCGCCCCCTCTCCTACTGGGAGAGGGTCGGGGTGAGGGCATTGCCGCGATTCCTGAAGCCACAGCCTGGCTCCATGAGCAGGCGCTGACGCCGTTTCTCGACGAGACCCGCAGAGATCGCCTGGCCGAGGTCGACCGGATCTCGACCCACATCGAGCTCTCGCTCACCGAGCTGCTCCAGCGGGCGGACGAGGAGATCGGCCGGGCAGCCACAGAGGTCGATCGGAGCGTTGTCGGCGCCGAAGGGCGGCTCGCCCAGGCAGAGGCCCGGCATGCCGAATTGCTTCAGCGGCGGGAACGCCGGCGGAAGGAACTCGACCAGCAGCGCTCACTCTCCCTACAAGCCGTGGAACGCATGGCAAGTGTCTTGGTCCTGCCCCATCCCGAGCGTGAGACACCCGAGGTCCAAAGGCTGCAGCCTAACCCGGCAACCGAAGCTACGGCCATGCAGGTCGTCATGGAGTACGAACTCGCGCAAGGTCGGCAGGTCTACGACGTCCACGAGAAAAATCTCGGCTACGACGTCACCAGCCTGGACGTCAATTCGGGTCAACTGCGGCTGATCGAGGTCAAGGGGCTGGCCGACGCGACGGGCACCATCCTGCTCACCCCGAATGAGCGCCGCGTGGCCGAGGACCGCCGCGACTGCTACTGGCTGTACGTCGTCACCAACTGCGGCACAAGCCCCGAGCTGCAGGAGCCGATCAAGGACCCCGCCCGCTTCGAGTGGCACGAGGTCACCAAGGTGGCCCACTACTACCTGTCAGTAGACGCCCTAACCCAACCGATGCAGATCCGGGAGGAACAGCGTCCGTATGGGGAGGAGAGCGAATGA
- a CDS encoding CopG family transcriptional regulator: MSTTFTIRLDDQSEKALQELCAATGESRSEVVREALRYEQLRVQLTTIRAELVPKAQAAGWVTDEDVFRDAS; the protein is encoded by the coding sequence ATGAGCACGACATTTACGATCCGCCTGGACGACCAAAGCGAGAAGGCGCTTCAGGAGCTGTGCGCGGCGACAGGCGAGAGCCGCAGTGAGGTCGTCCGAGAGGCGCTGCGTTATGAGCAACTTCGGGTTCAGCTTACGACCATTCGTGCAGAACTGGTACCCAAGGCGCAGGCGGCCGGTTGGGTGACTGATGAGGATGTGTTCCGGGACGCCTCGTGA